A window of Aeromicrobium sp. A1-2 contains these coding sequences:
- the uvrA gene encoding excinuclease ABC subunit UvrA yields the protein MTDRLVIRGAREHNLKDVSLDLPRDSLIVFTGLSGSGKSSLAFDTIFAEGQRRYVESLSAYARQFLGQMDKPDVDFIEGLSPAVSIDQKSTSRNPRSTVGTITEVYDYLRLLYARAGRPHCPVCGELIAKQTPQQIVDRIMAGEQGARFQVLAPIIRGRKGEYGELFRQLQSQGFSRTIVDGETHMLSDEPPKLAKQKKHTIDVVVDRLQVKDSAKQRLTESVETALGLADGLVIVDYVDLPEGDEQRTRRFSEKLACPNDHPLEVDELEPRSFSFNAPFGACPECHGLGTRMEVDPELVVPDDAKSLNEGAVVPWASAHVSDYFSRLIGALADELGFSADTPWGDLSEEVQEAILRGHATKVHVRYKNRYGRERSYYTEFEGAITYLERRHDETESDTSRERLEGFMREVPCRVCQGTRLKPVILAVTLESEKFGPKNIAEVCALSISEASEYLQTLEMSDRELQIGERVLKEINERLRFLLDVGLDYLALDRAAGSLSGGEAQRIRLATQIGAGLVGVLYVLDEPSIGLHQRDNHRLIDTLLRLRDLGNTLIVVEHDEDTIRAADWAVDIGPGAGEHGGQVIVSGPVEELFASEDSLTGQYLSGRKSIPLPESRRERVPGRELTVHGAKEHNLRDIDVTFPLGMFVAVTGVSGSGKSTLVNDILYTQLARTVYGARTIPGRHRTITGLEEVDKVIHVDQSPIGRTPRSNPATYTGVFDHVRKLFSQTPEAKMRGYLQGRFSFNVKGGRCEACSGDGTIKIEMNFLPDVYVACEVCHGARYNRETLEVHYKGKTIAEVLEMPIEEAVEFFEAIPAIARHLRTLVDVGLGYVRLGQSAPTLSGGEAQRVKLSAELQKRSTGRTVYVLDEPTTGLHFEDIRKLLGVLQRIVDTGNSVIVIEHNLDVIKTADWVIDMGPEGGSGGGLLIAEGTPEDIANSPDSHTGTYLKPLLVTS from the coding sequence GTGACCGACCGCCTCGTCATCCGCGGTGCACGAGAGCACAATCTCAAGGACGTCTCGCTCGACCTGCCGCGAGATTCGCTGATCGTGTTCACGGGCCTGTCCGGATCCGGCAAGTCCTCGTTGGCGTTCGACACGATCTTCGCCGAGGGTCAACGTCGCTACGTCGAGTCGCTGTCGGCGTACGCCCGCCAGTTCCTGGGCCAGATGGACAAGCCTGACGTCGACTTCATCGAGGGGCTCTCCCCGGCCGTCTCGATCGACCAGAAGTCGACCTCACGCAACCCGCGATCGACGGTCGGCACGATCACCGAGGTCTACGACTACCTCCGCCTGCTCTACGCCCGCGCCGGCCGCCCGCACTGCCCGGTGTGCGGCGAGCTCATCGCCAAGCAGACCCCGCAGCAGATCGTTGACCGCATCATGGCCGGCGAGCAGGGCGCCCGGTTCCAGGTCCTCGCCCCGATCATCCGCGGGCGCAAGGGCGAGTACGGCGAGCTGTTCCGCCAGCTGCAGTCCCAGGGGTTCAGCCGTACGATCGTCGACGGCGAGACGCACATGCTGTCCGACGAGCCGCCCAAGCTCGCGAAGCAGAAGAAGCACACGATCGACGTCGTGGTCGACCGCCTGCAGGTCAAGGACAGCGCCAAGCAGCGGCTGACCGAGTCGGTCGAGACCGCGCTCGGCCTGGCCGACGGCCTCGTGATCGTCGACTACGTCGACCTGCCGGAGGGCGACGAGCAGCGCACCCGCCGGTTCTCCGAGAAGCTCGCCTGCCCCAACGACCACCCGCTCGAGGTCGACGAGCTCGAGCCCCGATCGTTCTCGTTCAACGCTCCGTTCGGCGCGTGCCCCGAGTGTCACGGGCTCGGCACCCGCATGGAGGTCGACCCCGAGCTCGTGGTCCCCGACGACGCCAAGTCACTCAACGAGGGCGCCGTCGTCCCGTGGGCGTCGGCACATGTGTCGGACTACTTCTCCCGGCTCATCGGCGCGCTCGCCGACGAGCTCGGTTTCAGCGCCGACACCCCGTGGGGTGATCTGTCCGAGGAGGTGCAGGAGGCGATCCTGCGCGGCCACGCGACCAAGGTCCACGTGCGCTACAAGAACCGATATGGTCGCGAACGGTCCTACTACACCGAGTTCGAGGGCGCGATCACCTACCTCGAGCGCCGGCACGACGAGACCGAGTCGGACACCAGTCGCGAACGCCTCGAAGGGTTCATGCGCGAGGTTCCGTGCCGGGTCTGCCAGGGCACCCGGCTCAAGCCGGTGATCCTCGCTGTGACCCTGGAGTCCGAAAAGTTCGGCCCCAAGAACATCGCCGAGGTCTGCGCCCTGTCGATCAGCGAGGCGTCCGAATATCTCCAGACCCTCGAGATGAGCGACCGCGAGCTCCAGATCGGCGAGCGGGTCCTCAAGGAGATCAACGAACGACTGCGCTTCCTGCTGGACGTCGGCCTGGACTACCTCGCGCTCGACCGCGCGGCCGGCTCGCTGTCCGGCGGCGAAGCCCAGCGGATTCGGCTCGCGACCCAGATCGGCGCCGGCCTCGTCGGCGTGCTGTACGTCCTGGACGAACCGTCGATCGGCCTGCACCAGCGCGACAACCACCGGCTGATCGACACCTTGCTCCGTCTGCGCGATCTCGGCAACACCCTGATCGTCGTCGAGCACGACGAGGACACCATCCGCGCGGCCGACTGGGCAGTCGACATCGGCCCCGGAGCCGGTGAGCACGGGGGACAGGTCATCGTCTCGGGCCCGGTCGAGGAACTGTTCGCCAGCGAGGACTCGCTGACCGGTCAATACCTCTCCGGACGCAAGTCGATCCCGCTTCCGGAGTCACGGCGCGAGCGGGTCCCGGGCCGAGAGCTCACGGTGCACGGCGCCAAGGAGCACAACCTGCGCGACATCGACGTGACGTTCCCGCTGGGCATGTTCGTCGCCGTGACGGGCGTGTCCGGCTCGGGCAAGTCGACGCTGGTCAACGACATCCTCTACACCCAGCTCGCGCGTACGGTCTACGGCGCACGGACGATCCCCGGCCGGCACCGCACGATCACGGGACTCGAGGAGGTCGACAAGGTCATTCATGTCGACCAGTCCCCGATCGGCCGCACCCCACGGTCCAACCCCGCGACCTACACCGGCGTCTTCGACCACGTCCGCAAGCTGTTCTCGCAGACGCCCGAGGCCAAGATGCGCGGCTACCTGCAGGGCCGGTTCTCGTTCAACGTCAAGGGCGGACGCTGTGAGGCGTGCTCGGGCGATGGCACGATCAAGATCGAGATGAACTTCCTGCCCGACGTCTACGTCGCGTGCGAGGTCTGCCACGGCGCCCGCTACAACCGCGAGACGCTCGAGGTCCACTACAAGGGCAAGACCATCGCCGAGGTGCTCGAGATGCCGATCGAGGAGGCAGTCGAGTTCTTCGAAGCCATCCCCGCGATTGCACGCCACCTGCGCACCCTGGTCGACGTGGGACTGGGCTACGTACGCCTGGGCCAGTCCGCCCCGACGCTGTCCGGTGGCGAGGCGCAGCGGGTCAAGCTGTCCGCCGAGCTGCAGAAGCGGTCGACCGGCCGCACGGTCTACGTCCTCGACGAGCCCACGACGGGCCTGCACTTCGAAGACATCCGCAAGCTCCTCGGCGTCCTGCAACGCATCGTCGACACCGGCAACTCGGTCATCGTCATCGAGCACAACCTCGATGTCATCAAGACTGCCGACTGGGTCATCGACATGGGTCCCGAGGGCGGAAGCGGCGGCGGCCTGTTGATTGCGGAGGGCACTCCCGAGGACATCGCCAACAGCCCCGACAGCCACACCGGCACGTACCTCAAGCCGCTCCTGGTCACCTCGTAG
- the uvrC gene encoding excinuclease ABC subunit UvrC: MADPASYRPAPGEIPAEPGVYRFRDADRRVIYVGKAKSLRPRLSSYFQDISGLHPRTQQMVLTGASVDWTVVSTEVEALALEYSWIKEFDPRFNVKYRDDKSYPWLAVTVGEEFPRVTVMRGAQRKGVRYFGPYGHAWAIRDTVDTLLRVFPMRSCSAGVFRRSKAIGRPCLLGDIGKCAAPCVGRVSPEEHRAIVNDFLAFMGGQTAGFTKRIEQRMRDASDNQEYELAAKLRDDLGALRRVLEKQTVVLGDGTDADVLGFVDDPLEIAVQIFSVRGGRIRGQRGWVAEKADEADFPELVQRALMTLYQDANAAAIPREVLVPTMPADSATVTELLAERREGPVTIRVPRRGDKRALMATVEQNAKQSLMRHKMKRSSDLTARSLALEEIQEALDLETAPLRIECYDISNLGATETVASMVVFEDGLPRKSEYRRFTIRNEGQSDVAAMHEVITRRFSQLLKAREGNHDEGPGIDPETGKPRRFAYTPALVVVDGGPPQVAAAHAAMQQLGITDIALVGLAKRLEEVWLPEDEDPVILPRTSEGLYLLQRLRDEAHRFAITHHRGRRSKSMIESVLDPVQGLGPTRRKALLKSFGSVKKLRAATAEEIASVPGIGAATAQSIVEALATGEQTPAINTATGEILEDR, from the coding sequence GTGGCAGATCCTGCAAGCTATCGGCCGGCCCCGGGCGAGATCCCGGCCGAGCCCGGCGTCTATCGGTTCCGTGATGCCGATCGCCGAGTCATCTACGTCGGCAAGGCCAAGTCGCTGCGACCTCGACTGAGCTCGTACTTCCAGGACATCTCGGGCCTGCACCCCCGCACGCAGCAGATGGTGCTGACGGGTGCCTCGGTCGACTGGACCGTCGTCAGCACCGAGGTCGAGGCGTTGGCGTTGGAGTACTCCTGGATCAAGGAGTTCGATCCGCGGTTCAACGTCAAGTACCGCGACGACAAGTCCTACCCGTGGCTCGCGGTGACCGTCGGTGAGGAGTTCCCGCGGGTCACGGTCATGCGCGGTGCACAGCGCAAGGGCGTCCGCTACTTCGGCCCGTACGGCCACGCGTGGGCGATCCGCGACACCGTCGACACGTTGCTGCGGGTCTTTCCGATGCGCTCGTGCTCGGCCGGCGTGTTCCGCCGGTCCAAGGCGATCGGGCGCCCGTGCCTGCTGGGGGACATCGGCAAGTGCGCCGCCCCGTGCGTGGGTCGGGTCAGCCCCGAGGAGCACCGGGCAATCGTCAACGACTTCCTCGCATTCATGGGCGGTCAGACGGCCGGGTTCACCAAGCGCATTGAGCAGCGCATGCGCGACGCCTCCGACAACCAGGAGTACGAGCTCGCTGCCAAGCTCCGCGACGACCTCGGCGCGCTGCGCCGGGTGCTGGAGAAGCAGACCGTCGTGCTCGGCGACGGCACGGATGCCGACGTCCTGGGCTTCGTCGATGACCCGCTCGAGATCGCGGTGCAGATCTTTTCAGTGCGCGGCGGCCGGATCCGCGGGCAGCGCGGCTGGGTCGCCGAGAAGGCCGACGAGGCCGACTTCCCCGAGCTCGTACAGCGGGCGCTGATGACGCTCTACCAGGACGCCAACGCCGCGGCGATCCCACGCGAGGTGCTGGTCCCGACGATGCCGGCGGACTCCGCGACCGTGACCGAGCTGCTGGCAGAGCGGCGCGAGGGGCCCGTCACGATCCGCGTACCCCGACGAGGGGACAAGCGCGCACTGATGGCGACCGTCGAGCAGAACGCCAAGCAATCGCTGATGCGGCACAAGATGAAGCGTTCCTCGGACCTGACGGCGCGCAGTCTCGCACTCGAGGAGATCCAGGAGGCGCTCGACCTGGAGACCGCGCCGCTTCGGATCGAGTGCTACGACATCTCCAACCTCGGGGCGACCGAGACCGTCGCGTCGATGGTCGTCTTCGAGGACGGTCTGCCCCGCAAGTCCGAGTACCGCCGCTTCACGATCCGCAACGAGGGCCAGAGCGATGTCGCCGCGATGCACGAGGTCATCACCCGACGCTTCAGCCAGCTGCTCAAGGCGCGCGAGGGCAACCATGATGAGGGCCCCGGTATCGACCCGGAGACCGGCAAGCCCCGACGCTTCGCGTACACACCTGCGCTCGTGGTCGTCGATGGTGGGCCGCCCCAGGTCGCCGCGGCGCACGCGGCGATGCAGCAGCTCGGCATCACCGACATCGCTCTGGTGGGTCTGGCCAAGCGACTCGAGGAGGTCTGGCTGCCGGAGGACGAGGATCCGGTGATCCTGCCCCGCACGAGCGAAGGCCTCTACCTGCTGCAGCGGCTTCGCGACGAGGCGCACCGCTTTGCCATCACCCACCACCGGGGTCGCCGCAGCAAGTCGATGATCGAGAGCGTGCTCGATCCCGTGCAGGGTCTCGGTCCGACCCGGCGCAAGGCCCTGCTCAAGTCGTTCGGCTCGGTCAAGAAGCTGCGTGCCGCGACGGCCGAGGAGATCGCCTCCGTGCCCGGGATCGGCGCGGCTACGGCACAATCCATCGTGGAGGCGCTCGCGACTGGCGAGCAGACCCCCGCCATCAACACCGCAACCGGCGAAATCCTGGAGGACCGTTGA
- the rapZ gene encoding RNase adapter RapZ: protein MTTLTQLVLITGMTGAGRGTAAKVLEKLGYYVIDNLPPGLLSQAVSTIRQSEDIDRLAVVVDARSRHFFGGLVDALEDLRDSGVNTRILYLEAADEVLVRRQEAARRPHPLSLEGRLMDGLDRERELLRRIRGRADIVVDTSNLNVNQLAQRVRGAFEDADTGGLRASVVSFGFKYGLPIDADMVADLRFLPNPFWVEELRPLSGLDAPVRDFVLRQPRSAEFLEQYESLVELLTGGYLNEDKHFLTIAIGCTGGRHRSVAMSEAFAERLRMQGVRTLVVHRDLGRE, encoded by the coding sequence TTGACGACCTTGACGCAGCTCGTGCTCATCACCGGCATGACCGGAGCCGGGCGGGGTACGGCCGCCAAGGTGCTCGAGAAGCTCGGCTACTACGTCATCGACAACCTTCCGCCGGGGCTCCTGTCCCAGGCCGTGTCGACGATCCGGCAGTCCGAGGACATCGATCGACTCGCGGTCGTGGTTGACGCACGCTCGCGGCACTTCTTCGGCGGCCTGGTCGACGCGCTGGAAGACCTGCGTGACTCCGGGGTGAACACCCGGATCCTTTACCTCGAGGCGGCCGACGAGGTCCTGGTCCGCCGACAGGAAGCAGCGCGGCGCCCGCATCCGCTGAGCCTCGAGGGGCGTCTGATGGACGGTCTCGACCGCGAGCGTGAGCTCCTCCGCCGGATCCGTGGTCGCGCCGACATCGTCGTCGACACCTCCAACCTCAACGTCAACCAGCTGGCCCAGCGGGTCCGCGGCGCGTTCGAGGACGCTGACACCGGCGGGCTGCGGGCCTCGGTGGTGTCATTCGGGTTCAAGTACGGCCTGCCGATCGACGCCGACATGGTCGCCGATCTGCGATTCCTGCCAAACCCGTTCTGGGTCGAGGAGCTGCGACCCCTGAGCGGGCTCGACGCGCCGGTACGCGATTTCGTTCTGCGGCAACCACGTTCCGCGGAGTTCCTCGAGCAGTACGAGTCGCTCGTCGAGCTCCTGACTGGCGGATATCTCAACGAGGACAAGCACTTCCTGACCATCGCGATCGGTTGCACGGGAGGTCGCCACCGCAGCGTGGCGATGTCGGAGGCGTTCGCGGAGCGGCTGCGGATGCAGGGTGTCCGGACCCTCGTGGTCCACCGCGACCTGGGTCGGGAGTAG
- the yvcK gene encoding uridine diphosphate-N-acetylglucosamine-binding protein YvcK encodes MRPTHVAGRAEGDLKVVSLGGGHGLAASLSALRRISTNLTGVVTVADNGGSSGRIRAELGGLPPGDLRMALAALCGDDDWGRQWAAILQHRFSGTGELRDHAVGNLLIAAIWDQVGDHVAGLDLVGELLGAQGRVLPMASVPLDIEADVHLRSAPDRLTLVRGQVEVSKTDGQVVTVRLDPIDPPACPEAVTAVEDADWVVVGPGSWFTSVMPTLLVPDLRDALTTTSAKRILVLNLMEQEGETEGLTPTDHLEVLAAHAPELRLDAVIADSSLVDTRGTLESTARGLGARLHVADIAASPGSDQHDPGRLAAAFGRVMRQA; translated from the coding sequence ATGCGACCCACGCACGTCGCCGGACGCGCCGAGGGGGATCTCAAGGTCGTGTCCCTCGGGGGCGGCCACGGCCTCGCCGCGAGCCTGTCGGCGTTGCGGCGCATCTCGACCAACCTGACGGGCGTCGTGACGGTCGCCGACAACGGTGGTTCGTCCGGCCGGATCCGCGCTGAGCTCGGCGGACTGCCTCCCGGCGACCTGCGCATGGCGCTGGCGGCCCTGTGCGGTGACGACGACTGGGGACGGCAGTGGGCGGCGATCCTGCAGCACCGGTTCTCGGGTACAGGGGAGCTCAGGGACCATGCCGTGGGCAATCTGCTGATCGCGGCGATATGGGACCAGGTGGGTGACCATGTCGCGGGTCTCGACCTGGTCGGGGAGCTGCTGGGTGCGCAGGGCCGGGTCCTGCCGATGGCTTCGGTACCGCTGGACATCGAGGCCGACGTCCACCTGCGCTCGGCGCCGGACCGGCTGACGCTCGTACGAGGCCAGGTCGAGGTGTCCAAGACCGATGGACAGGTCGTCACGGTGCGGCTCGACCCGATCGACCCACCCGCCTGCCCCGAGGCCGTGACCGCAGTCGAGGACGCCGACTGGGTCGTCGTCGGACCCGGGTCATGGTTCACCAGCGTCATGCCGACGTTGCTGGTGCCGGACCTGCGAGATGCGCTGACGACCACGTCCGCCAAGCGCATCCTGGTGCTCAACCTGATGGAGCAGGAGGGCGAGACCGAGGGCCTGACCCCGACCGACCACCTCGAGGTCCTGGCGGCGCACGCGCCCGAGCTTCGGCTCGATGCCGTGATCGCGGACAGCAGCCTCGTTGACACGCGTGGCACGCTGGAGTCGACCGCACGCGGACTCGGCGCCCGGTTGCATGTCGCGGACATCGCGGCCAGCCCAGGATCGGACCAGCACGACCCGGGGCGGCTCGCGGCCGCTTTCGGTCGAGTCATGAGACAGGCATAG
- the whiA gene encoding DNA-binding protein WhiA produces MAMTAQVKAELANTTITKSCCRKAEVSSILRFAGGLHIVSGRIVIEAELDTGAAARRLRKDIAEIYGHDSEVLVMQNAGIRKDTHYVVRVSKDGEALARQTGLIDGSGRPIRGLPPQVVSGSSCDAVAAWRGSFLAHGSLTEPGRSSALEVSCPGPEAALALVGAARRLGISAKAREVRGIDRVVIRDGEAIGALLTRLGAHESLLAWEERRMRREVRATANRLANFDDANLRRSARAAVAAGARAQRALEILGDEVPDHLKMAGSLRVEHRQASLEELGQLHEPALTKDAIAGRIRRLLAMADKRAEELGVPDTESTLGDERLAEG; encoded by the coding sequence ATGGCGATGACGGCTCAGGTGAAGGCGGAACTCGCCAACACCACCATCACGAAGTCGTGTTGCCGCAAGGCCGAGGTCTCCTCGATCCTGCGCTTCGCCGGTGGTCTGCACATCGTCTCGGGGCGCATCGTGATCGAGGCGGAGCTCGACACCGGTGCGGCTGCCCGGCGTCTCCGCAAGGACATCGCGGAGATCTATGGGCACGACAGCGAGGTGCTCGTGATGCAGAACGCAGGCATCCGCAAGGACACCCACTACGTCGTCCGGGTCTCCAAGGACGGCGAGGCACTGGCTCGCCAGACCGGGCTCATCGACGGAAGCGGTCGTCCCATCCGTGGGCTCCCACCGCAGGTCGTCTCGGGTTCGTCGTGCGACGCTGTCGCTGCGTGGCGCGGATCGTTCCTGGCCCACGGCTCGCTCACCGAGCCCGGCCGGTCCTCGGCACTTGAGGTCAGCTGCCCGGGACCGGAGGCTGCTCTTGCGCTGGTCGGCGCGGCCCGACGACTCGGCATCAGCGCCAAGGCTCGCGAGGTCCGGGGGATCGACCGCGTCGTGATTCGTGACGGCGAGGCGATCGGTGCCCTGCTGACCCGGCTCGGTGCGCACGAGTCGTTGCTGGCGTGGGAAGAACGCCGCATGCGGCGCGAGGTGCGCGCCACCGCCAACCGGCTGGCCAACTTCGACGACGCCAACCTGCGTCGATCGGCGCGGGCAGCGGTCGCGGCAGGCGCCCGCGCACAGCGTGCCCTGGAGATCCTCGGCGATGAGGTCCCCGATCACCTCAAGATGGCCGGCAGCCTGCGGGTCGAGCATCGGCAGGCCAGCCTCGAAGAGCTGGGCCAGCTGCACGAGCCCGCGTTGACGAAGGACGCCATCGCCGGACGCATACGGCGCCTGCTCGCGATGGCCGACAAACGGGCCGAGGAGCTGGGCGTGCCGGACACCGAGTCCACCCTCGGCGACGAGCGTCTCGCGGAGGGCTGA
- the gap gene encoding type I glyceraldehyde-3-phosphate dehydrogenase: protein MTVRVGINGFGRIGRNFFRAARAAGADIEIVAVNDLTDNKTLAHLLKYDSILGRLDADVSYDDSSITVGDQRIAAFAERDPANLDWASVGVDIVIESTGFFTDATKAKAHIDGGAKKVIISAPAKNEDVTIVMGVNHDTYDAAAHTIISNASCTTNCLAPMAKALNDALGIERGLMTTIHAYTQDQNLQDAPHSDLRRARAAAINIVPTSTGAAKAVSLVLPELKGKLDGFALRVPVPTGSATDLTFTASRETTVEEVNQIVKDAAEGALKGFLTYTEDPIVSSDIVTDPSSCVFDSGLTKVIGDQVKVVGWYDNEWGYSNRLADLVVHVGSSL from the coding sequence GTGACCGTACGCGTAGGCATCAACGGATTTGGCCGCATCGGCCGCAACTTCTTTCGCGCGGCTCGTGCCGCCGGGGCAGACATCGAGATCGTCGCCGTCAACGACCTGACGGACAACAAGACCCTCGCGCACCTGCTCAAGTACGACTCGATCCTCGGCCGCCTCGACGCCGACGTGTCCTACGACGACAGTTCGATCACTGTCGGCGACCAGCGGATCGCCGCATTCGCCGAGCGCGACCCGGCAAACCTCGACTGGGCCAGCGTCGGAGTCGACATCGTCATCGAGTCCACGGGCTTCTTCACCGACGCGACCAAGGCCAAGGCCCACATCGACGGCGGCGCCAAGAAGGTCATCATTTCCGCCCCGGCGAAGAACGAGGACGTCACGATCGTCATGGGCGTCAACCACGACACCTACGACGCTGCGGCCCACACCATCATCTCCAACGCCTCGTGCACCACGAACTGCCTGGCGCCGATGGCCAAGGCCCTCAACGATGCCCTTGGCATCGAGCGCGGCCTGATGACCACGATCCACGCGTACACGCAGGACCAGAACCTGCAGGACGCTCCGCACTCGGATCTGCGCCGGGCGCGCGCCGCGGCGATCAACATCGTCCCGACCTCGACGGGCGCGGCCAAGGCCGTGAGCCTCGTGCTCCCCGAGCTCAAGGGCAAGCTCGACGGCTTCGCGCTTCGCGTCCCCGTGCCGACCGGATCGGCAACCGACCTGACGTTCACGGCATCGCGTGAGACGACGGTCGAAGAGGTCAACCAGATCGTCAAGGACGCGGCCGAAGGCGCGCTCAAGGGCTTCCTGACCTACACCGAGGACCCCATCGTCTCGTCCGACATTGTCACCGACCCGTCATCCTGCGTCTTCGACTCGGGTCTGACCAAGGTCATCGGCGACCAGGTCAAGGTCGTCGGCTGGTACGACAACGAGTGGGGCTACTCCAACCGCCTCGCCGACCTGGTCGTCCACGTCGGATCGTCGCTCTGA
- the pgk gene encoding phosphoglycerate kinase, with the protein MKTVSDLGDLRGRRVLVRSDLNVPLDGSRITDDGRVRASVPTIKALADAGARVLVTAHLGRPDGVPNPTYSLAPVAERLAELLGAPVLFANDTVGPEAQRISAALQDGQVAVLQNVRFNPGETSKDDAERGAFADDLAALADVFVSDGFGVVHRKQASVYDIASRLPSAVGGLVEAEVTVLKRLTDDPERPYAVVLGGSKVSDKLGVIDNLLDKADSLLIGGGMVFTFLKAQGHEVGKSLLEEDQLDIARRYIQQAAAKGVDLVLPTDIVVAPEFNADSPATTVAADAMPADQLGLDIGPDSAARFAEIIRGSRTVFWNGPMGVFEMAAFAAGTKAVAQALTEVDGLSVVGGGDSAAAVRQLGFADSDFGHISTGGGASLEYLEGKTLPGLDILDQLDQQRLEGN; encoded by the coding sequence GTGAAGACGGTCTCAGATCTGGGTGACCTGCGCGGCAGGCGCGTACTCGTCCGCAGCGACCTCAACGTGCCGCTCGACGGCTCGAGGATCACCGATGACGGTCGCGTTCGCGCGAGCGTCCCGACGATCAAGGCGCTCGCCGACGCAGGAGCCCGCGTCCTCGTGACGGCCCACCTGGGTCGTCCCGATGGCGTACCCAACCCGACGTACTCCCTCGCGCCGGTCGCCGAGCGGCTCGCAGAGCTCTTGGGCGCCCCTGTGCTGTTCGCGAACGACACGGTCGGCCCGGAGGCCCAGCGCATCTCTGCGGCGCTCCAGGACGGTCAGGTCGCGGTGCTGCAGAACGTTCGGTTCAACCCGGGCGAGACCAGCAAGGACGACGCCGAGCGCGGCGCCTTCGCCGACGATCTGGCAGCCCTGGCCGACGTGTTCGTCTCGGACGGATTCGGGGTCGTGCACCGCAAGCAGGCCAGCGTCTACGACATCGCGAGCCGTCTGCCGTCGGCTGTCGGTGGACTGGTCGAGGCCGAGGTTACGGTCCTCAAGCGGCTCACGGACGACCCAGAGCGCCCCTACGCCGTGGTGCTGGGTGGCTCGAAGGTGTCCGACAAGCTCGGTGTCATCGACAACCTGCTCGACAAGGCCGACAGCCTGCTGATCGGTGGAGGCATGGTCTTCACGTTCCTCAAGGCCCAGGGCCACGAGGTCGGCAAGTCGCTGCTCGAGGAAGATCAGCTCGACATCGCGCGTCGCTACATCCAGCAGGCGGCCGCCAAGGGCGTGGATCTGGTGCTGCCGACCGACATCGTCGTGGCTCCGGAGTTCAACGCCGACTCACCCGCCACGACTGTCGCTGCCGACGCGATGCCAGCCGACCAGCTCGGCCTGGACATCGGCCCCGACTCGGCGGCTCGCTTCGCCGAGATCATTCGTGGGTCCAGGACCGTGTTCTGGAACGGTCCCATGGGCGTTTTTGAGATGGCGGCCTTCGCTGCCGGCACCAAGGCGGTGGCGCAGGCATTGACCGAAGTCGATGGACTTTCGGTCGTCGGCGGGGGAGACTCGGCCGCGGCGGTACGTCAGCTGGGCTTCGCCGATTCGGACTTCGGTCACATCTCGACCGGCGGCGGCGCCAGCCTGGAGTACCTCGAGGGCAAGACGCTCCCGGGCCTCGACATCTTGGACCAGCTCGATCAACAGCGCCTCGAAGGGAACTGA
- the tpiA gene encoding triose-phosphate isomerase has translation MASARKPLMAGNWKSNLNHQEAVVLVQKLAWTLQDKKHDFDKSEVVVIPPFTDLRSVQTLVDGDHLAIGYGAQDVSEHDGGAYTGEIPASMLSKLGCSYVVVGHSERREHHAESDALVNVKAGKALDAGMSPIVCVGEGLEIRQAGDHVAYTLAQLDGSLAGFTAEQLASVVVAYEPVWAIGTGEVATPEDAQEVCAAIRARVEETWSPEVAAALRILYGGSVKAANIAAIMAKSDVDGALVGGASLQAEEFAGIARFYAMPDLSGA, from the coding sequence ATGGCCTCCGCACGCAAGCCACTGATGGCCGGCAACTGGAAGTCCAACCTCAATCACCAGGAGGCCGTGGTCCTCGTCCAGAAGCTCGCGTGGACGCTGCAGGACAAGAAGCACGACTTCGACAAGTCCGAGGTCGTCGTGATCCCGCCGTTCACCGACCTGCGCAGCGTGCAGACGCTCGTCGACGGTGACCACCTGGCGATCGGCTACGGGGCGCAAGACGTCTCCGAGCACGACGGCGGCGCCTACACCGGTGAGATCCCGGCGTCGATGCTGTCCAAGCTGGGCTGCTCGTACGTCGTGGTCGGACACTCCGAGCGTCGTGAGCACCACGCCGAGAGCGATGCGCTCGTCAACGTCAAGGCCGGCAAGGCGCTCGACGCAGGCATGAGCCCGATCGTTTGCGTCGGCGAGGGTCTGGAGATCCGCCAGGCCGGTGACCACGTCGCCTACACGCTCGCTCAGCTCGACGGCTCGCTCGCTGGTTTCACCGCCGAGCAGCTCGCTTCTGTCGTCGTCGCCTACGAGCCGGTCTGGGCGATCGGCACGGGCGAGGTTGCCACACCCGAGGACGCGCAGGAGGTCTGTGCGGCCATCCGTGCGCGGGTCGAGGAGACCTGGTCGCCGGAGGTCGCTGCGGCATTGCGTATCCTTTACGGCGGATCGGTGAAAGCGGCGAACATCGCCGCCATCATGGCGAAGTCGGATGTCGACGGTGCCCTGGTCGGCGGAGCAAGCCTCCAAGCGGAGGAGTTCGCCGGGATCGCCCGGTTCTACGCCATGCCGGACCTGTCCGGCGCCTGA